caaagaaaaaaagtgtactcaactgttttaaatattgctaataataataataataataataataaaatgtttcttgtacagcaaatcagcatattagaatgatttctgaaggaacatgtgacactgaagactggtgatgctgaaaattcagctttgacatctcaggaataaattacattttaaaacgtattaaaatagaaaacatttatatttacatttatattatgtatttactatacttgttcaaaaaatgctttaaaaattgttttggaGACTTTATTATGAGCAAAAAAatttaccaaccccaaactgtTTTGGGCAGTGAATGTATATGAAATTGTTCCTTATTTTTATGGCTAACATCACCAACTTGTTTTGCACCCTTTCACCCATGGTTTCTTCTCTCAGAGCGGTGAGGATGATGATGGTGAGAGCGATTTTGACAGTTTCTCCATAAGTGATGGATCCAATAGTCGGAGCAGCCGCTCCAAGAGTAAGAAATCCAAGAGCTCCAAGAAGAAGAAGAGTAAGGAAAAGACAGCACAACTCGGATTACTCTGTCCACTTTCCAGTTATTTACATTTGTTATAACCCCTCATTCTTCTTCATAGTGGATGAGGATGCTGACGGCTATGAGACGGATCATCAGGACTACTGTGAGGTGTGTCAGCAGGGTGGTGAGATCATTCTGTGTGACACCTGTCCGAGAGCCTATCACATGGTGTGTCTAGATCCTGACATGGAGAGAGCCCCAGAAGGCACATGGAGCTGCCCCCACTGCGTACGTATATATGTAAACGTGTCTAGAATGAGCTGCTGTTGGGTCAATCtatattctgtgtgtgtgtgtaagtgcacTATTTCTCTACCATTGATATTTAATGACTAAAGTTTCTGTTGATTATGCATTATGTATGTCTCTCTCTCAGGAGAAGGAGGGAATTCAGTGGGAGGCTCGTGAAGAGAGTTCTGAGGGTGAAGAGGAGAACGATGATGGAAGGAGGGATGATGGAGAGGTAGAAGAGGAGGACGATCATCATATGGAGTTTTGTCGGGTGTGTAAGGATGGAGGAGAGCTGCTGTGCTGTGACACATGCCCCTCGTCCTATCACTTACACTGTCTCAACCCTCCTCTGCCAGACATCCCCAACGGAGAGTGGATCTGCCCACGCTGCCTGGTGAGAGAGACATGATATAGTGTGATAGTCCTTTGGATTAGGCTTTATTTTCCGAGATACCAGTGTTGAGATATGTAGGATTGTCATAACTGAAAATGATAATCTggattgattttatttcatagtttaattttaaacttataatataatgtctttgttttttgtagAGTCTTCCACTGAAGGGCAAAGTCCAGAAAGTTCTGGCCTGGCGCTGGGGTGAAGCCCCTCCACCTATGCCTGTGCCACGTCCTGCAGACCTTCCAGCCGATGCCCCGGATCCTCCACCTATGATTGGTCGGAAGGAGAGAGAGTTCTTTGTGAAGTGGTGCAACATGTCTTACTGGCACTGTTCATGGGTCCAGGAACTACAGGTGACGcacaaataaaaacttttattttctcttgtggactatatgtaaatgtcttttaggtcagtactaaataaaaaataacatgcattttgtatgatccctcttatttcagtaaaataattaacattttgcagactctgcaaggtgtatgtaaacttttgacttctacTGTATATGCACAATAATTCATGTGTTGTGTTTCGATGGGTAAGTTTATGAGTAAAAACATTCAatcatttgtctttttctttcttgtcaCAGTTGGAGCTGAACTGTCAGGTAATGTTCCGTAACTACCAGCGGAAGACAGATATGGAGGAGCCCCCCAATCTAGAGATGGGTGCTGAGGGAGACGAGGATAAGAGCTGCAAGAGAAAGAATAAAGATCCCTTCTATGCCCGCATTGAAGATAAGTATGGGCGCTTTGGAGTAAAGTTAGAGTGGCTCTTCATCCACCGCATCTTAAACCACAGGTGAGAACGTTTATATGCCGAAGCTTGTTAAAGAATGACATTTGGTGAACTATTTGGACATTAATTTCCCTCGTTCTCTCTGCCAGTGTGGATAAGAAGAATAATGTTCATTATCTGATCAAATGGAGAGATTTGGCATATGATCAGTCAACTTGGGAGTCTGAAGACATGGACGTCCCAGACTATGAAACCTACAAACAACATTACTGGAACCACAGGTACATGCACACAGACATTCAACAGCACTTCATATACATGCACACTAGCATgaaacaatattgaatgctagtaTGTTAATCCACATATCtccttttttctgtttgtcaGGGAGCTGATGCTCGGAGAAGAGGGCAGACCAGGTAAAAAGATGAAGAAGGTGAAAGTGAGGAAGACAGAGAGACCTCCTGCTAATCCTGTGGTGGATGTAAGGAATCTTAGAACAACTCGGCTCAACTTTTGTTGTTTCTAAGATACAGATTTAATGCTAAACACATTTAGGTTGGAGCCATggctcagaactgcaagttattCAGCACAAGTTTAAAACAACCACTCACCCCCATAATTTCCTGTTTTCTCAAGTGTAAGCAAGaatataattataatcattGCCACAATCACATATTTAGATTGTTtgaaaacacagttttttttaaaacatacattCATAAGTTTTTGACTGaccatttttacatatttaatgacatatttaatattcttCTTGTCTCTTACTTTCAGCCCACTATAAAGTTTGATAGACAGCCGGATTATCTGGACTCTACGGGTGGCACACTTCATCCATACCAGCTTGAGGGATTGAACTGGTTGCGTTTTTCTTGGGCTCAGGGCACAGACACCATCCTGGCAGACGAGATGGGTCTCGGAAAGACAGTTCAGACTGCTGTCTTCCTCTACTCCCTCTACAAAGAGgtgtgttttacaaaaaaatgtatatggactaccactcaaaagttttgggTTGGAAAGATTATTCCTTTGCAACAATTGAAAGTATTTCTATGACCTTTGGTCAGTTAAATGGAATAAAAGTCTTACAGTcttcagacttttgaacggtagtgtaattCCAttctcttgtgttttttttttatagtttgattaattgattttacaGTAATAACCAGTCTCCAGGAAGACGTGtttatcataaaaatgtttataatgtggCATTGAAGTTAATAATATCGGTAATGGTCTCTCTCAGGGTCATTCGAAGGGGCCGTTCCTGGTCAGTGCCCCTCTATCCACCATTATTAACTGGGAGAGAGAGTTTGAGATGTGGGCCCCAGACATGTATGTGGTCACTTATGTGGGTGATAAAGACAGCAGAGCTGTCATACGAGAGAATGAATTCTCCTTTGAGGACAACGCCATCCGCGGTGGGAAGAAGGCCTCTAAAATGAAGGTATAAAACTGGAAGAAAAGAGGTTTGGATGGGAAGTGTTGATACAATAGCTTATAATCAGAAGGAACTAGTAACCATAATGTTAAACATAGGTTTATGTACATTTCTGATGATATGCTGTGTTGTCTTTATCTGTTTACAATGTGTGGTTCCTGAATTCCCTCGTTATCTGTGCAGAAAGAGGCTTCTGTGAAGTTCCATGTGCTTTTGACCTCCTATGAGCTGATCACAATTGATCAAGCCATCCTGGGCTCCATCGACTGGGCTTGTCTTGTAGTAGATGAAGCCCATAGACTAAAAAATAACCAGTCAAAGGTAAGCTCCATGTGTCATATGAGTGACGCACCAAAATATCAAGTAATTATGAGATTTGTTTGTCCAGAAAtccaaattctgtcatcatctgTCATCATTTCTTTCATCCATGGAATGAAATGAATGTTTCATTCTAAATAttgtctgaatgattcattcatttattctgaCTGATCATGTTTTTCTTCTATGAACCAGTTTGATTTGGTTTGAAACTggtttaaatgattcattcacaaatctgattctgttctgttcttagTTCATCTCACTCATTTAGTGATCCGATATCAGCCGTTATCTGCCCCACTAGAGGTTATAACTCCTTACATTTAGCTTTTTACACCCAAATTCAGAAGACTTAAAAAATAGTACATAGCATCCTTTATGgagaagtcatacaggtttggagcaacatgaaaGTGAATAGATGATGACAGATGTTTGATTTCTGAGAGATCGACGCATTTAATATTATGATAAACTAGTATTTGATGTAAAACTAACACAGTCTCTCTTTTTCGTTTTATTTCTCAGTTCTTCCGTGTGTTGAATAACTACCCTCTTCAGCATAAGCTGCTGTTGACAGGCACACCTTTACAAAATAACCTGGAGGAGCTCTTCCATCTGCTCAACTTCCTTACGCCTGAGAGATTcaagtaagtgtgtgtgttcttgATAAGTGAGTGTGACGTTTGTGTcacctcagttttttttttttgctgttgttcagtaccaaatgtgtgtgtttcagtaATCTGGAAGGTTTCCTGGAAGAATTTGCTGACATAGCTAAGGAGGACCAAATTAAGAAACTGCACGACATGTTGGGTCCACACATGCTCAGAAGACTCAAAGCTGACGTCTTCAAACACATGCCCTCAAAAACCGAACTCATCGTACGAGTGGAGCTCAGCCCCATGcaaaagtatgaaataaatttagtcttttgtcagttttttgCTAAATATTCAGTACATTCATCCCTCATTTGCGCCACCTACTGGAAACCCTCTCTTTTTCACAGCACTGTTTGACTGACAGATTAATGTTTCTGATTATTCAGAGTGTGTGtataaattacagttgtatGGGCCATTTAAGACTTTTATATGGCAATAGCCTCTGATTCATTCTTCCTGTTTTTCTGAAACAGGAAGTACTACAAGTACATCTTGACACGCAACTTTGAAGCTCTGAACACTCGTGGTGGAGGAAACCAGGTGTCTCTGCTCAATGTGGTTATGGACCTAAAGAAGTGCTGTAACCACCCCTACCTCTTCCCGACAGCTGCTAATGTGAGCTtccactcactcactcactctcaAATAGGACAGTACCATTTTACAGTAGAAATGGGGGAACTTATAGTTCTTAGGTTTTGAATGAATAACAATACTTTCAGCTGATAATATGGGTCTGATTTTGCAGGAAGCTCCTAAAATGCCCAATGGCATGTATGATGGCAGTGCCCTCACAAAGGCTTCTGGGAAACTGATGCTTTTGTGTAAGATGCTGAAAAAACTGAAGGAGGGTGGACATAGAGTGCTTATATTCTCACAGGTACACACAAATAACATACACAGAATACAGATGTGCTGAACTATGTactaaagtatacttaaatgcaTTGTGCACGCATTGTAGATGACAAAGATGTTGGATTTGCTGGAAGACTTTCTGGAGAATGAGGGGTACAAGTATGAAAGGATAGACGGAGGAGTGACTGGAGGGATGAGACAGGAAGCCATCGATAGATTTAATggtgagggggaaaaaataccACCCATTTCTGTTAAATAACAGTAAGCTGTTTGGTTTTGACCAAAttcttctcttttctctttctgcagCTCCTGGTGCTCCTCAGTTTGTTTTCCTCTTGTCCACCAGAGCAGGGGGTTTGGGTATCAATTTGGCAACCGCTGACACTGTCATCATCTACGACTCTGACTGGAACCCACACAACGACATCCAGGTAGAGGCAAACTGATACTACAACTGTCAAATACCTGTATCTCTATGAAAGAGTCTGTGGATGAACTCTTTCTGACGCTGTCTCTCTCTCAGGCATTTAGCAGGGCTCATCGTATTGGTCAGAATAGGAAGGTGATGATCTATCGATTTGTCACTAAAGCATCTGTAGAGGAGAGAATTACACAGGTGAGATATGAAACAGTAATTTCAGGCAAATACAAAACTGTTGGGggaaaaagattcacaaacaatCAAGCACTATTACAAATCATCTCATGATCTTTGTGTCTCAGGTGGCGAAGAAAAAGATGATGTTGACTCACCTGGTGGTGCGACCTGGTCTGGGCTCCAAGGCTGGATCCATGTCCAAACAAGAATTGGATGACATCTTGAAGTTTGGCACAGAACAACTTTTTAAAGATGAGCTCGGAGAAGGTAATACTGTTTCATGAAACGCTTCATTATCTGAACATAATATTGATTTGAGATCAGAAAATAAAACGTTGGAGAAAATAATAATGGCATTTAAATGCAGCAAAACATATACTGCAGCttttagttaaagggatagttcacccaaaaatgaaaattctgtcattaattactcgttTTCATGTCGTttttaaacctgtaagaccttcgttcatctttagaacaaaaattaagatattgctttctgaccctgcatagacgcaACGCaattgacacattcaaggcccaaaaaggtagtaaggacatagttCAAATAGTCCTTGTCACATCAGTGGATTaaccataatgttataaagctactttattgttatattgaaataaaattgttatttttgttttctttatgcacaaaaagtatggttaaaccactgatgtcacatggactgttttaacgatgtccttactacctttctgggttatttgaacatttcagTTAAGTTGCTGTCTATGCCAGTTCAGAAAGCTGccagatttaattaaaaatagcttAATTTGCGTTcctaagatgaacaaaggtcttacgggtttggaacggcatgagggtgagtaattcatgacagaattttgaacTGTATGTTCAAAATGGatgaactgtacctttaagagtTTGAATGCGGTATGTTTTGTTTATCAGTCACTATCGCATAAACTACAGTTTCCAAATATAAGCTGCTGTGGTGTAGATGTGAAGTTTTGCTTTCAGTTGAAGATTATTTAGAGCTTTAAAATACACATAACCTTGCTGAGCATTGATGCTAATAAGCTGAGTTTCATTCTGATGCtgcagtagtttttttttggtgtgttttctgacttttaaaatacattgccaaaaataaaagtaatatttttatggtaggCCAGAGAAAATgtagtaaagtaaaaaaagaagttaaaatCTGATATACTGGCCTGACTGtgccaacaaaaaaaaaaaaaactattgagCTCTGGGCTGAATTAAATACCATCACCTGTCCACCTACCCGGTTACCGCTCACTTCAGTgttatgttgtatttttatcTACCATCTTTCTGTTTCTCTCCCTCAAAATTAGAGTCAGGAAAGCTTAATCAGCATTATTAAAAAGCAGATTACTGCCATATGTGCATATGAAATACTACTAGTACTAGACAATACGGAAAATAAATAAGGTGAATAagttaaaacagaaattatacGGGCACAATATATGAAAGGGACAAAGTAAAAACTAAGATCAATTCTAAGTCAAATAAATCTCTCCTTCAGGTGACAACAAGGAAGAAGACAGCAGCGTGATCCACTATGATGACAAGGCGATTGATCGGCTTTTGGATCGAAACCAAGACGCAACGGATGACACAGAGCTGCAGAGTATGAATGAATACCTCAGCTCTTTTAAAGTGGCCCAATATGTGGTCAAAGATGAGGAAGAGGaggtaagtgtgtgtgtgagtgactgtgactgtgtctgtgtgttgtgTGATTGTGTCTCATGTACGTATGTATATCATACGGTGTGTCTCTGTCAGGAGGAGGATGTGGATAGAGAGATCATTAAGCAGGAAGAGAGTGTAGATCCTGATTACTGGGAAAAACTGTTGCGCCATCATTATGAGCAGCAGCAGGAAGATCTCGCTCGTCACCTGGGCAAAGGCAAACGGCCACGCAAACCTGTCAACTACAACGACTGCTCACAGGAGGACAGAGGTAGTAGACGGGGTACAGACGCACTTTtaacgcttttttttttttactgctgtTTACCTGTACGTTTGTGAGTAGTTGCACGTGTGTTATGGATGAAGACAAACTTTCAGTGtgttgcgaaagtattcataccccttcatttttttacattacttttttgtcCTCATCAGTCTATGCtgcatacaccataatggcaaagccatttttttttttttggctattttattaaacataaaaaaacttaaatgattctattgcataagtattcatggCGGAAAATTGACAAATGTTGATGTCCAAAtcttgttgcatcatacccaaaaagacttgaggctgtaaaggtgcctCAGCTAAGTTCtgagtatgaatacttatgcaatgtacttatttcactttcaaattaatgaagttgtgacaattctgtttttgctttgttattattgtgcatggagtgtagattgatgtgggggaaaaaataatttaaaacagattaacataaggcagcaatgtaaaacgtaaaaaaaagaaggggtatgaatactttcgcaaggcactgtagtggtgttgttttgtgttgttaatgttttgtgtttaaaataatacatttgtatttattagttattacaTTAACgtctaataatatttaaatttatggtGATggttgtttaaatgtatgttagCAGGCAAATTTTGGATACACCTAcgcattctttattattaacaacttctaacattttagaataatattGAAGTcatcaaaattataaaaataaagtgaaacatgGGAATTACGTTGTATATTATGTACTAGAAAATGTTTAACAAAGCAATACGTCTAATgccaaacataaataaaacattaataaataaagtagtttttgataattattaatagttttatttttaaaaatctcctAATTTATACAAGTTATACATCGTATATGAATacagtttaataataatcaaattaggcatgtgtttttttttttttagattaaaaagtttGTGAAAAACAAATTCAGCCTAGTGTGTCCAAACATTTGACCTTTTTGTGTTGGTGGCATGAATCTTTGTTGTAttgtccctttaaattaaatattttcttgtcaagAAAACTCAAGTGCTCAATAATATATTGCCTCACTCATTTGTGTTTCCAGACTGGCAGGATGATCAGTCTGATAACCAATCAGATTACTCTGTGGCGTCAGAGGAGGGTGATGAGGACTTTGATGAGCGGTCTGAAGGTAAAGAACAAAGTTTAACCATCTTATCTGAACaagcatttattatatatttgtactgACATGAAACTCTTTTTGTTATAGCGGCTAACTCCCGAAGACCGAGTCGCAAAGGCTTGAGGAATGATAAAGATAAACCACTGCCCCCCCTACTGGCCAGAGTGGGAGGAAACATTGAGGTTCAACTTCAGTTgccttttaatttatttcagctattcCCTCCACATACTCGGCGACCTTAACAACCTTTCTCTTCTCATTAGGTGTTGGGCTTCAATGCTCGACAAAGAAAGGCCTTCCTGAACGCAGTGATGCGTTATGGGATGCCTCCCCAGGATGCCTTCACCACCCAGTGGCTCGTTAGAGACCTGCGAGGCAAATCAGAGAAGGAGTTCAAGTAAGCCCGACTGTCCTTAGAGGAGttcttgtcatgtttttttttactcttattTACTTGAGGACTGTCTCTCACTTTCTCAGGGCATACGTGTCGCTCTTTATGCGTCACCTGTGTGAGCCGGGCGCCGATGGCGCAGAAACATTTGCTGATGGCGTTCCACGGGAAGGACTGTCACGACAGCATGTTCTCACACGCATAGGTGTAATGTCGCTGATACGCAAGAAGGTGCGCGAGGTTATGTTTGCTGGTGTTTTAGTGAGCTGTTTGATTGTGTGAATGGCAGTGGTGTTGATATGTGATTGACTGTTTTAAACTTGAACAGGTTCAGGAGTTTGAGCATGTCAATGGTCAGTGGTCAATGCCCTGGATGAAAGAACTGGAGGAAAGCAAAAGAGCAGCAGCCATTGCAGCCGGAGAAGATCCAAAAACGCCCTCTACTGGGACGCCGGCAGATACCCAGCCCAACACACCAGCACCAGGTACAAACATACATAAgtgatgttatttttaattaaatactattGAAAATAGcactaaaattttagagaaagtaaTTGTAATAGAAAAAGTAATTATGGTAATAAaagactgaaattaaaatagtttctgtatagaaatatataaaaaagtgaattcaattatattttagaatgactaaaaaataaatgaaaaggaaaaagtTGAAATATACACATGAAAGCTAAAGCTAAatcaaagtattaataaatactataattcataattactaaaataacactggctcATATGGgtcaataacattttttgtcctatctgttatttattattaattaattaagatatattaaaatacagttaaattaATGAATACTGTACACCTCATCTCTAAttttgtacactaccagtcaaaagtttttaaccAGTCAAggatgtttaatgtttagtaaaaaagtctcttctgctcaccaagcctgcatttatttgatccaaaatacagcaaaaacagtaaaattttgaaaaattttgaactgcttttctattttatagaaattattttttttatttagcaagaaggctttaaattgatcagaagtgatgataaagacatttataatgttacaaaagaattcTATTTACAATAcatgctgctcttctgaactttctatttatcaaagaaaccggaaaa
The sequence above is drawn from the Labeo rohita strain BAU-BD-2019 chromosome 16, IGBB_LRoh.1.0, whole genome shotgun sequence genome and encodes:
- the chd4b gene encoding chromodomain-helicase-DNA-binding protein 4 isoform X2 — its product is MSGSEDDRDHFGPMRDDDADEPISEAETPKAKKKKKAKKSRESRASKRQKVLREDIAVSSPEVMEAIRMVEGEEDEEDRVMRSESEGSDYAPSKKKKKRSSSSKERKKGGSAAEKAGGSSGGKSKRKDPEPEEEDDDDDDDDGQEPKTSSQLLADWGMKDIDYTFTQEDYNSLTNYKAFSQFVRPLIAAKNPKIAVSKMMMVLGAKWREFSTNNPMRGSASANAALAAANVAAAVESMVTRVDGGGAAPVATPTSTAAPAAPPPSQQPPAVPLRKAKTKEGKGPNARRKTKPTPKPQDKKSKAKKVAPLKIKLGNFKRKRSSSGEDDDGESDFDSFSISDGSNSRSSRSKSKKSKSSKKKKMDEDADGYETDHQDYCEVCQQGGEIILCDTCPRAYHMVCLDPDMERAPEGTWSCPHCEKEGIQWEAREESSEGEEENDDGRRDDGEVEEEDDHHMEFCRVCKDGGELLCCDTCPSSYHLHCLNPPLPDIPNGEWICPRCLSLPLKGKVQKVLAWRWGEAPPPMPVPRPADLPADAPDPPPMIGRKEREFFVKWCNMSYWHCSWVQELQLELNCQVMFRNYQRKTDMEEPPNLEMGAEGDEDKSCKRKNKDPFYARIEDKYGRFGVKLEWLFIHRILNHSVDKKNNVHYLIKWRDLAYDQSTWESEDMDVPDYETYKQHYWNHRELMLGEEGRPGKKMKKVKVRKTERPPANPVVDPTIKFDRQPDYLDSTGGTLHPYQLEGLNWLRFSWAQGTDTILADEMGLGKTVQTAVFLYSLYKEGHSKGPFLVSAPLSTIINWEREFEMWAPDMYVVTYVGDKDSRAVIRENEFSFEDNAIRGGKKASKMKKEASVKFHVLLTSYELITIDQAILGSIDWACLVVDEAHRLKNNQSKFFRVLNNYPLQHKLLLTGTPLQNNLEELFHLLNFLTPERFNNLEGFLEEFADIAKEDQIKKLHDMLGPHMLRRLKADVFKHMPSKTELIVRVELSPMQKKYYKYILTRNFEALNTRGGGNQVSLLNVVMDLKKCCNHPYLFPTAANEAPKMPNGMYDGSALTKASGKLMLLCKMLKKLKEGGHRVLIFSQMTKMLDLLEDFLENEGYKYERIDGGVTGGMRQEAIDRFNAPGAPQFVFLLSTRAGGLGINLATADTVIIYDSDWNPHNDIQAFSRAHRIGQNRKVMIYRFVTKASVEERITQVAKKKMMLTHLVVRPGLGSKAGSMSKQELDDILKFGTEQLFKDELGEGDNKEEDSSVIHYDDKAIDRLLDRNQDATDDTELQSMNEYLSSFKVAQYVVKDEEEEEEDVDREIIKQEESVDPDYWEKLLRHHYEQQQEDLARHLGKGKRPRKPVNYNDCSQEDRDWQDDQSDNQSDYSVASEEGDEDFDERSEAANSRRPSRKGLRNDKDKPLPPLLARVGGNIEVLGFNARQRKAFLNAVMRYGMPPQDAFTTQWLVRDLRGKSEKEFKAYVSLFMRHLCEPGADGAETFADGVPREGLSRQHVLTRIGVMSLIRKKVQEFEHVNGQWSMPWMKELEESKRAAAIAAGEDPKTPSTGTPADTQPNTPAPEDLSKSDDVKDLEEKMEVDGEKETKGSRQEDEIIEIPDEGEKSPSPPKKEENKDRERETSPSAERDGGSRDEENEKDRDKEKSTELKENTSSDVKAESSDAASSVDASKTKEESEDKTEKRDTSPARDEKKELKDEKDGVKSEDSAKLQNGENAKETSGGGDGVSEEKKKAVKQRFMFNIADGGFTELHSLWQNEERAATVTKKTYEIWHRRHDYWLLAGIIHHGYARWQDVQNDPRFAILNEPFKGEMSRGNFLEIKNKFLARRFKLLEQALVIEEQLRRAAYLNMTEDPSHPSMALNTRFSEVECLAESHQHLSKESMSGNKPANAVLHKVLKQLEELLSDMKADVTRLPATIARIPPVAVRLQMSERSILSRLASRGPEVTQTQAPR
- the chd4b gene encoding chromodomain-helicase-DNA-binding protein 4 isoform X1 translates to MSGSEDDRDHFGPMRDDDADEPISEAETPKAKKKKKAKKSRESRASKRQKVLREDIAVSSPEVMEAIRMVEGEEDEEDRVMRSESEGSDYAPSKKKKKRSSSSKERKKGGSAAEKAGGSSGGKSKRKDPEPEEEDDDDDDDDGQEPKTSSQLLADWGMKDIDYTFTQEDYNSLTNYKAFSQFVRPLIAAKNPKIAVSKMMMVLGAKWREFSTNNPMRGSASANAALAAANVAAAVESMVTRVDGGGAAPVATPTSTAAPAAPPPSQQPPAVPLRKAKTKEGKGPNARRKTKPTPKPQDKKSKAKKVAPLKIKLGNFKRKRSSSGEDDDGESDFDSFSISDGSNSRSSRSKSKKSKSSKKKKMDEDADGYETDHQDYCEVCQQGGEIILCDTCPRAYHMVCLDPDMERAPEGTWSCPHCEKEGIQWEAREESSEGEEENDDGRRDDGEVEEEDDHHMEFCRVCKDGGELLCCDTCPSSYHLHCLNPPLPDIPNGEWICPRCLSLPLKGKVQKVLAWRWGEAPPPMPVPRPADLPADAPDPPPMIGRKEREFFVKWCNMSYWHCSWVQELQLELNCQVMFRNYQRKTDMEEPPNLEMGAEGDEDKSCKRKNKDPFYARIEDKYGRFGVKLEWLFIHRILNHSVDKKNNVHYLIKWRDLAYDQSTWESEDMDVPDYETYKQHYWNHRELMLGEEGRPGKKMKKVKVRKTERPPANPVVDPTIKFDRQPDYLDSTGGTLHPYQLEGLNWLRFSWAQGTDTILADEMGLGKTVQTAVFLYSLYKEGHSKGPFLVSAPLSTIINWEREFEMWAPDMYVVTYVGDKDSRAVIRENEFSFEDNAIRGGKKASKMKKEASVKFHVLLTSYELITIDQAILGSIDWACLVVDEAHRLKNNQSKFFRVLNNYPLQHKLLLTGTPLQNNLEELFHLLNFLTPERFNNLEGFLEEFADIAKEDQIKKLHDMLGPHMLRRLKADVFKHMPSKTELIVRVELSPMQKKYYKYILTRNFEALNTRGGGNQVSLLNVVMDLKKCCNHPYLFPTAANEAPKMPNGMYDGSALTKASGKLMLLCKMLKKLKEGGHRVLIFSQMTKMLDLLEDFLENEGYKYERIDGGVTGGMRQEAIDRFNAPGAPQFVFLLSTRAGGLGINLATADTVIIYDSDWNPHNDIQAFSRAHRIGQNRKVMIYRFVTKASVEERITQVAKKKMMLTHLVVRPGLGSKAGSMSKQELDDILKFGTEQLFKDELGEGDNKEEDSSVIHYDDKAIDRLLDRNQDATDDTELQSMNEYLSSFKVAQYVVKDEEEEEEDVDREIIKQEESVDPDYWEKLLRHHYEQQQEDLARHLGKGKRPRKPVNYNDCSQEDRGSRRDWQDDQSDNQSDYSVASEEGDEDFDERSEAANSRRPSRKGLRNDKDKPLPPLLARVGGNIEVLGFNARQRKAFLNAVMRYGMPPQDAFTTQWLVRDLRGKSEKEFKAYVSLFMRHLCEPGADGAETFADGVPREGLSRQHVLTRIGVMSLIRKKVQEFEHVNGQWSMPWMKELEESKRAAAIAAGEDPKTPSTGTPADTQPNTPAPEDLSKSDDVKDLEEKMEVDGEKETKGSRQEDEIIEIPDEGEKSPSPPKKEENKDRERETSPSAERDGGSRDEENEKDRDKEKSTELKENTSSDVKAESSDAASSVDASKTKEESEDKTEKRDTSPARDEKKELKDEKDGVKSEDSAKLQNGENAKETSGGGDGVSEEKKKAVKQRFMFNIADGGFTELHSLWQNEERAATVTKKTYEIWHRRHDYWLLAGIIHHGYARWQDVQNDPRFAILNEPFKGEMSRGNFLEIKNKFLARRFKLLEQALVIEEQLRRAAYLNMTEDPSHPSMALNTRFSEVECLAESHQHLSKESMSGNKPANAVLHKVLKQLEELLSDMKADVTRLPATIARIPPVAVRLQMSERSILSRLASRGPEVTQTQAPR